In Corynebacterium matruchotii, a single genomic region encodes these proteins:
- a CDS encoding urocanate hydratase, protein MTAGPREVRAPRGTTLTAKSWQTEAPMRMLMNNLDPEVAERPNDLVVYGGTGKAARNWDAFDAIIAALKDLNTDETLLIQSGKPVAVWKTNPWAPRVLIANSNLVGDWATWPEFRKLEAEGLIMYGQMTAGSWIYIATQGILQGTFETFGAIARKRFGGSLAGTITLTGGCGGMGGAQPLAVTLNGGVCIIADVDKTRLERRHAKRYLDTIATDLDDAITQANQAKADKRALSIGVVANAADVFPELLARQRAGDITIDIVTDQTSAHDPLSYLPRDVPFEAWHTEAAEDPVTFTKKSRESMAAQVQAMVEFQDAGAEVFDYGNSIRDEARHAGYARAFEFPGFVPAYIRPLFCEGLGPFRWAALSGDPEDIRVTDQALKELFPENEHLHRWLDAAEEYVEFEGLPARICWLGYGERHKAGLLFNQLVAEGKISAPIVIGRDHLDSGSVASPYRETEAMLDGSDAIADWPLLNALTAVSSGATWVSIHHGGGVGIGRSIHAGQVCVADGTELAAQKLERVLTNDPGMGVVRHFDAGYNRAAEVAAERGITMPMEFHSRETQG, encoded by the coding sequence ATGACCGCCGGCCCCCGGGAAGTCCGCGCCCCCCGCGGCACTACCCTCACCGCCAAATCCTGGCAAACCGAAGCGCCCATGCGCATGCTCATGAACAACCTTGACCCCGAGGTAGCCGAACGCCCTAACGACCTGGTCGTCTACGGCGGCACCGGCAAAGCCGCCCGCAACTGGGACGCCTTCGACGCCATCATCGCCGCCCTCAAAGACCTCAACACCGACGAAACCCTCCTCATTCAATCCGGCAAACCCGTCGCCGTTTGGAAAACCAACCCCTGGGCACCCCGCGTCCTCATTGCCAACTCCAACCTTGTCGGCGACTGGGCCACCTGGCCCGAATTCCGCAAACTCGAAGCCGAAGGCCTCATCATGTACGGCCAAATGACCGCCGGCTCCTGGATCTACATCGCCACCCAAGGAATCCTCCAAGGCACCTTCGAAACCTTCGGCGCCATCGCCCGCAAACGATTTGGCGGCAGCCTCGCCGGCACCATCACCCTCACCGGTGGCTGTGGCGGCATGGGCGGCGCCCAACCACTCGCCGTCACCCTCAACGGTGGTGTCTGCATCATCGCCGACGTCGACAAAACCCGCTTAGAACGCCGCCACGCAAAACGCTACCTCGACACCATCGCCACCGACCTCGACGACGCCATCACCCAGGCCAACCAGGCAAAAGCCGACAAACGCGCGCTCAGCATCGGGGTCGTCGCCAACGCCGCCGACGTATTCCCGGAACTGCTCGCCCGACAACGCGCCGGTGACATCACCATCGACATCGTGACCGACCAAACCTCCGCCCACGACCCCCTCAGCTACCTCCCCCGGGATGTCCCCTTCGAAGCCTGGCACACCGAAGCCGCCGAAGACCCCGTAACATTCACGAAAAAATCCCGGGAATCCATGGCCGCACAAGTCCAAGCAATGGTGGAATTCCAAGACGCCGGCGCTGAAGTATTCGACTACGGCAACTCCATCCGCGACGAAGCCCGCCACGCCGGATACGCACGCGCATTCGAATTCCCCGGATTTGTGCCCGCCTACATCCGACCCCTCTTCTGCGAAGGCCTCGGCCCCTTCCGCTGGGCTGCCCTCTCCGGCGACCCTGAAGACATCCGCGTCACCGACCAAGCGCTCAAAGAACTCTTCCCCGAAAACGAGCACCTTCACCGGTGGCTCGACGCGGCCGAAGAATACGTAGAATTCGAAGGCCTACCAGCGCGCATCTGCTGGCTAGGCTACGGTGAACGACATAAAGCCGGGCTGCTCTTCAACCAACTCGTTGCCGAAGGAAAAATCTCGGCACCCATCGTCATCGGCCGCGACCACCTCGACTCCGGCTCCGTCGCCTCACCCTACCGCGAAACCGAAGCCATGCTCGACGGCTCCGACGCCATCGCCGACTGGCCCCTCCTCAACGCCCTCACCGCCGTAAGCTCCGGAGCAACCTGGGTATCCATCCACCACGGCGGCGGCGTCGGCATCGGCCGCAGCATCCACGCCGGCCAAGTATGCGTCGCCGACGGCACCGAACTAGCCGCACAAAAACTCGAACGAGTACTCACCAACGACCCCGGCATGGGCGTGGTACGACACTTCGACGCCGGCTACAACCGGGCCGCCGAAGTCGCAGCCGAACGCGGCATCACCATGCCCATGGAATTCCACAGCCGAGAAACCCAAGGATAA
- the hutI gene encoding imidazolonepropionase, protein MTAVLFENISELRTVSALGTLANAAIVADDGRIAWIGPTTQAPAADTRINLGGRAVLPGWVDSHTHMLFDGNRAAEFEARMAGQSYAAGGINVTVTATRAATDTRLEQLLHDRINAARAGGTTTLETKTGYGLDVESERRAARIAATGVDDVTFLGAHVTPVGADPDDYVDLVCGDMLDAVAPYVHWIDVFCEQGAFDESQSRKVLQAGRARGLGLRVHGNQLGAGPGVRLACELGAASVDHVNYLDSEDVERLAVSDTVATVLPACDLSTREPFAPARQLLDAGAHVAIASNLNPGTSYTSSMNFCVATAVLQMRLSLDEAITAATRGGAKALRRHDVGGGVDPQGRPAVGTLAVGARCNLHVLNTNHAIDLAYRPGMPLTWGTFIDAVPVR, encoded by the coding sequence GTGACCGCAGTCCTATTCGAAAACATTAGCGAACTACGCACCGTGTCGGCGCTCGGCACCCTCGCTAACGCAGCAATCGTCGCCGATGACGGCCGTATCGCCTGGATCGGCCCCACCACCCAAGCACCTGCCGCTGATACCCGCATCAACCTGGGCGGACGCGCCGTACTCCCCGGCTGGGTCGATTCCCACACCCACATGCTTTTCGACGGCAACCGCGCGGCAGAATTCGAAGCCCGCATGGCCGGACAAAGCTACGCGGCAGGCGGAATTAACGTCACAGTGACGGCTACCCGGGCCGCCACCGACACCCGATTAGAACAACTACTACACGACCGGATCAATGCCGCCCGCGCCGGGGGAACTACCACCCTGGAAACCAAAACCGGTTATGGGTTGGATGTGGAATCGGAACGCCGAGCTGCCCGCATTGCCGCCACCGGGGTAGATGACGTGACATTCCTGGGGGCCCACGTGACGCCGGTCGGGGCAGACCCGGACGACTATGTGGACCTGGTGTGCGGGGACATGCTGGATGCGGTTGCCCCCTACGTCCACTGGATTGACGTGTTCTGTGAGCAGGGAGCGTTCGACGAGTCCCAGTCCCGGAAGGTGCTGCAAGCCGGTCGGGCGCGCGGCCTGGGGTTGCGGGTGCACGGCAATCAATTGGGCGCAGGCCCCGGTGTGCGGTTGGCCTGCGAGTTGGGGGCGGCCAGCGTGGATCACGTGAATTACTTAGACAGTGAGGACGTGGAACGCCTGGCGGTCAGCGACACCGTGGCAACGGTGCTTCCAGCCTGTGATCTTTCTACCCGGGAACCGTTCGCCCCGGCCCGGCAGCTGCTCGACGCCGGGGCGCATGTGGCTATCGCATCGAATCTCAACCCGGGCACCTCATACACGTCGTCGATGAATTTCTGCGTGGCCACCGCAGTGTTGCAAATGAGGCTCAGCCTGGACGAGGCCATTACCGCGGCCACCCGTGGCGGGGCGAAGGCATTACGCCGACATGATGTGGGTGGGGGAGTGGACCCGCAGGGCCGGCCGGCGGTGGGCACACTGGCGGTAGGGGCACGCTGTAACCTGCATGTATTAAACACGAATCATGCAATTGATTTGGCCTACCGCCCGGGAATGCCGCTGACCTGGGGCACATTCATCGATGCTGTGCCTGTGCGATGA
- a CDS encoding HPr family phosphocarrier protein gives MASKTVVVGSQVGLHARPASIIAEAAGEYDEEIFLFLEGEEDDETDAASSLMIMALGAEKGDKVTVKSDNAEAVEKIAALIEQDLDAQ, from the coding sequence ATGGCCTCCAAGACTGTTGTCGTCGGTTCCCAGGTTGGGCTGCATGCTCGTCCCGCTTCCATCATCGCCGAAGCAGCTGGCGAATATGATGAGGAGATCTTCCTGTTCCTCGAAGGCGAAGAGGATGATGAAACCGATGCTGCTTCCTCGCTGATGATTATGGCGCTTGGTGCCGAAAAGGGCGACAAGGTCACCGTCAAGTCTGATAATGCTGAGGCAGTGGAGAAGATCGCCGCTCTCATCGAGCAGGACCTCGACGCCCAGTAG